A stretch of DNA from Natrinema halophilum:
GTCGTCGTATCCAGGCCCACTGCGGAATCAGTAAACTCGTCTGCCACTGCGCCATCTTGCTCCCCGGTCACTTCCCGCTCCTCAACGGACTCGTTCGCACCGTCTCCAGTAACCGACTCGCCCAATTGCTCGAGCGCGTCGTGGAGCACGTCGTCGTGGTGCATATGAAATCGTCCGCCACCCATTTCGACGTCGGAAGGGAGGGTCTCGTCCAGCAGGAAGAACTCGCTTTTCGTCCCCGTCAATCGGTCTGCGACCTCCGTCCAGAAGCTCAGGGGGACGCCCCAGGCGACGTCGGCCCGGAATCCGTCGACTTTGTCGGCCCAGAAGTCGACGACTTCGAGGAGGTATTCCCGGACCTCGGGATTGCTGTAGTTCAGATTTGGAATGTCGTCCCAGCCGAAGTAGGTGTCTGCGTCTCCGTCGTCGAAATCCGCCCAGCGGTACCAGTCGCGGTACCGCTCGTGATCTGGATGCGTTTCGTCGACGGCGGCCTCGAAGAAGGGATGCGAATCCGAGGTGTGGTTGATGACGAGGTCGAAGACGACCCTGATATCGCGGTCGTGGCACGCATCGACCAGCGCCTCGAGGTCCGACATCGTTCCAAGGTCCGGATCGACGCTGAAGTAATCCGTCGTGTCGTACCCGTGGGGGCCACCGTGCTCCATCGGCGTCCCGAAACCGCTCTCGGCGTCGAGAAACGGCGTCAGCCAGAGGACGTCGATCCCGAGGTGCTCGAGGTGGTCGAGGCGATCAGTGATGGTCTCGAATGTAGGGTCCTCTTGATCCGGGAACCGACGGGTGAAAATTTCGTACACGATCGCGTCGACGGCCCACTCCGGCGGTTCGAAGGGGCGTTCGACAGTGATAGTCGGTCCGTCCGTCCGGTCACTGTCCGGTACCAGATCGATCGCATCCGGAACGGAGTGTCGCTCGTCCACTGCGACGGCGTAGACCCGGACCGGCTCGTCGATCGCACTAACCGGGAACGTACTGTCGGTCTCGAGTACGTCCGCATTCCGATCGTCGACGTAGAACTCGACTGCTGGATCACCGTCGCCGACGACGGTCGCCGTCGCCGAAAGGTGTACCTTCGTTTTGCTGACCGTGGCGTCGAGTTCGACCTGCGGTCGCGGCTCGGTCTCGTCTACTTCGGGAAACGCACGAACCGTCAGTTCGTGG
This window harbors:
- a CDS encoding alpha-amylase family glycosyl hydrolase, with translation MNRDDRRALADGGETEPEHSFESGDGSHHPGPPRFVTVEEGIVDPNGNEMETRDDLAPWNPDADGTYTWRVLESPNGSSATPTDGPVAEFEPPPPGEYTLALEAPDGTHELTVRAFPEVDETEPRPQVELDATVSKTKVHLSATATVVGDGDPAVEFYVDDRNADVLETDSTFPVSAIDEPVRVYAVAVDERHSVPDAIDLVPDSDRTDGPTITVERPFEPPEWAVDAIVYEIFTRRFPDQEDPTFETITDRLDHLEHLGIDVLWLTPFLDAESGFGTPMEHGGPHGYDTTDYFSVDPDLGTMSDLEALVDACHDRDIRVVFDLVINHTSDSHPFFEAAVDETHPDHERYRDWYRWADFDDGDADTYFGWDDIPNLNYSNPEVREYLLEVVDFWADKVDGFRADVAWGVPLSFWTEVADRLTGTKSEFFLLDETLPSDVEMGGGRFHMHHDDVLHDALEQLGESVTGDGANESVEEREVTGEQDGAVADEFTDSAVGLDTTTAEAVLEAIDDRKRRGAHADSRWLLYVENHDTDRYLSTYGRDAQLAAGAVTFTLPGSPMLYYGQETGVRGRRDPMNWNAFDEDLLEYYQRLIDLRKSHPALRADAGLERIEYETDTDAAVAFARTEQVTGRRIVVVHHFGEGSATVCLDEPVDPIDLLTETDVSDGVDDSGKRSLSVETVVILECQ